DNA from Strix aluco isolate bStrAlu1 chromosome 2, bStrAlu1.hap1, whole genome shotgun sequence:
CTCACCAGGAGGCAGCAGATGAGTTTACTCTGACCTCCGGCACGGCTGTCTGAGCTGAGGAAGGGGGAGGTATGGAGAAGGGCTCTCCTTGTTGGTCAGGTTGATGATGAAGTTGATGATGATGAACTCCGTACATGGATGCACAGAACCGTCCTtactgctcctccagcagcatctAGTGCTCACGCTTCACGCTTGCACTGCTTTTCACAATTGTCTGAGGCAGCTTGCCACTGACTACAGGTATTATGATGCAACTGGTACATGCACCAAGGAGAGGAACAAGAAAAAGTTCAGCAAAGCTGTTTTGGTGTTGAAGGGTAAATCAAACGTACGGCGCCAAAGCAGTGGGTAACCAGCCAGACACGCAGGCAGAAAGGGGTCTTGAGGCACAACGTCCTTCACGCTGTGGTGTTCTTACAGAGACAGAACACGTCCCTGTGAGAAGTGTAGCATGGAGGAGACTgttgtcacagaatcccagaatcatcttggttggaaaagcccttgaagctcctccagtccaaccatgaacctcaccctgaccgttcccaactccaccagatccctcagcgctgggtcagcccgactcttcaacccctccagggatggggactccccccctgccctgggcagcccattccaacacccaacaaccccttctgcaaagaaatccttcctaagagccagtctgaccctgccctggtgcagcttgaggccattccctcttggcctggagCTGCTTCCTTGGTTACTTGTCCCTTTGCACTCCACTTGAATTCAGTTTTGGACGTCACGGTTTTCCTTCAACACAGGACGATAAAGCCTTTCCCGACCTCTTCAGCATGTGAAGACCTTCAGGAAGTGCCAGGTCCCTCCGCAGCGCAGCTGTACCCGTGCAGACAGGAGGATGGGCCATCACCTGCGCCGTGTGAGCAGCACGCTGCCCAGCCGGCTGTGGTTCGTGTACCAGGCTCTGGTCGGATGACCCACAGGCTGTTCACCGTCCAGGCACTGAGATAGCAGGTGaaggaacaaacagaaacaaagctgTAGGACAGCAAACGAAGTCAGCAGCTGGAGGTGATGGTACATCAGCAGAGGTAAGAGCCTTGATGCTCCTCAGCTGAACTCTGCCCAGTCTCTGCTAGACGGAGCATTCAGGGGAAGCATCTCTTAGGAGAAACCAGTAGCAGTGAAGGGCCGGGATGACCCAAACCCACATTTCCAGAAATCCCACCGCCCTCAGCTTCTCTCAAACCTCTTGGGCAAACCTGTTCCTCCAGGGCGAGAAGTGCTGCAGCACTTGGTGCTGCCTCCCGTGTCCCTTGtgccccttccctccagcagtgctcagcaccggctgccccagctggggcaggggcacTCCCCCGCGGGGCAGAAGAGGCGGATGACACGCTCCCGGATCTGCCTTGTCCTCACCCCGTAGACAATGGGGTTGAGCATCGGCGGGACTACGACGTAGAGGTTGGCCAGGAGGATGTGAACGTGACTTGGGATGTGGTGGCCAAACCGATgtgtgagaaaggagaaaaaggcgGGGACGTAGAACATGAGGATGACGCAGAGGTGGGAGCCGCAGGTGCTCAGGGTTTTGAGACGAGCCTCCGGGGACGGAAGGCGAAAGACCGTCCTGAGGATCAGAGCATAGGAGACAGCGATGAGCACGACGTCCAGGCCGGAGGAGAGAAGAGCCGTTGTCAGCCCGTACCAGACATTGGCTTTTATGTCGGCGCAGGCCAGGCGGGCGATGCCCATGTGCTCACAGTAGGTGTGGGGCATGACGTTGTGCCCGCAGTACGGCAGCCGCTTCAGGAGGAAGATGGGTGGGAACATGATGCAGAACCCCCGGACAATGGCAGTGACGGCCATCTTCCCGATCACTGAGGGGGTCAAGGTGGAAGAGTACCGCAGCGGGTCGCAGACGGCCACGTACCGGTCAAACGCCATCGCCAGCAGAACGGACGATTCCACGATGAAGCTGAAATGGGTGAAGAACATCTGTGTAATGCAGGCATCGAAGGAAATTTCCCTGGCACTGAACCAAAAGATGGCCAGCATTTTGGGCACTGTCGTGGTCGAAAGCATGAGGTCAGAAACAGCCAGCATGGCAAGGAAGAGGTACATGGGCTCGTGGAGATTCCTGTCCGTGAT
Protein-coding regions in this window:
- the LOC141920346 gene encoding olfactory receptor 52B2-like → MYELNESSFDPITFVLTGIPGLEESHIWISVPFCLMYITAVFANSVLLFVIITDRNLHEPMYLFLAMLAVSDLMLSTTTVPKMLAIFWFSAREISFDACITQMFFTHFSFIVESSVLLAMAFDRYVAVCDPLRYSSTLTPSVIGKMAVTAIVRGFCIMFPPIFLLKRLPYCGHNVMPHTYCEHMGIARLACADIKANVWYGLTTALLSSGLDVVLIAVSYALILRTVFRLPSPEARLKTLSTCGSHLCVILMFYVPAFFSFLTHRFGHHIPSHVHILLANLYVVVPPMLNPIVYGVRTRQIRERVIRLFCPAGECPCPSWGSRC